A genomic stretch from Corynebacterium terpenotabidum Y-11 includes:
- the rsmG gene encoding 16S rRNA (guanine(527)-N(7))-methyltransferase RsmG yields the protein MTEPASSPVVPEPPAAAARVFGDRLDLAVRYAAWLADAGVVRGLIGPREVGRLWDRHILNSAVIGEVIDEGARVVDIGSGAGLPGIPLAIARPDLQVQLVEPLLRRTTFLTEVVSDLGLDNVEVYRGRAEEKGIVKTVGGADVVTSRAVAPIGRLMGWSLPLARVGGVVRALKGSSVAEEFTRDAAEIAKAGGSAGRVLTVGGDVLEEPTYVADVERLR from the coding sequence CGGCGACCGCCTTGACCTCGCGGTGCGTTACGCCGCCTGGCTGGCGGACGCCGGTGTGGTCCGCGGGCTCATCGGGCCCCGGGAGGTCGGTCGGCTGTGGGACCGGCACATTCTCAACAGTGCGGTGATCGGGGAGGTCATCGACGAGGGAGCCCGGGTGGTCGACATCGGCTCCGGGGCCGGACTGCCCGGGATTCCGCTGGCGATCGCACGCCCGGACCTGCAGGTTCAGCTCGTCGAGCCCCTGTTGCGCCGCACCACCTTCCTCACTGAGGTGGTCAGTGATCTGGGCCTGGACAATGTCGAGGTCTACCGCGGCCGGGCAGAAGAGAAGGGCATCGTGAAAACCGTGGGTGGCGCTGACGTGGTGACCTCCCGCGCGGTCGCCCCCATCGGTCGACTGATGGGCTGGTCCCTGCCGTTGGCACGGGTGGGAGGCGTGGTCCGCGCCCTCAAGGGATCCAGCGTGGCCGAAGAATTCACCCGGGATGCCGCGGAGATCGCCAAGGCCGGTGGTTCCGCCGGGCGGGTGCTGACCGTCGGGGGCGATGTCCTGGAGGAACCCACCTACGTCGCCGACGTCGAGCGCCTGCGCTGA